The Geitlerinema sp. PCC 9228 genome segment TTCGCAAGCCAAGGCTTGGTTGGCAAAACTCATGTCCATAACCGCGCTGGGGTGTCCTTCAGCGGCTGCCAAGTTAATCAGACGACCTTCACCCAGCACAATCACAGACTTGCCAGAAGGCATGTGGTACTCCTCAGCAAACTGACGTACAACACGCTTGCTGGTAGCTTTTTCTTTGACGTAGTCCAGGTTCAGTTCCAGGTCAAAGTGCCCGGAGTTACAGACAATGGCACCATCTTTCATGGCGTCAAAGTGGTGGGCATCGATGACGTGCTTGTTACCGGTGACGGTAATGAACACATCGCCAATACTGGCAGCTTGGTTCATGGGCATGACCCGGAAACCGTCCATTTTGGCTTCTAGGGCCCGTACGGCGTTGACCTCGGTGACGACCACATCGGCGCCCATACCTTTGGCGCGCAGGGCACAGCCTTTACCGCACCAGCCGTAGCCCACGACAACCACGGTTTTACCAGCCAACAGAATATTGGTGGCACGGATGATGCCATCCAAAGTAGACTGACCGGTACCGTAGCGGTTGTCGAAGAAGTGCTTGGTTTCCGCGTCGTTGACGTTCATCGCCGGGAAGGACAACACACCATCGTTGAACATGGCGCGCAGGCGTACGATGCCGGTGGTGGTTTCCTCGGTGGTACCGATGATGTCGCCCATTTGGTGCTGCCGTTCCTTAATCAAGGTGGCAGTTACGTCGCTACCATCGTCGATGATGATGTTGGGCTTGTGGTCCAGGGCTAGCTGAACGTGACGGTGGTAGGTTTCGTTGTCTTCTCCCTTGATGGCGAAGACGGGAATGCCGTAGTCAACGACCAAGCTAGCGGCGTTGTCGTCTTGGGTAGACAGCGGATTGCTGGCAATCAGCATCGCATCGGCACCACCAGCTTTGAGCG includes the following:
- the ahcY gene encoding adenosylhomocysteinase yields the protein MTAAAQPKCEVKDLSLAPQGKERIEWAEREMPVLRQIRERFAKEKPFEGIRLVACCHVTTETGNLARALKAGGADAMLIASNPLSTQDDNAASLVVDYGIPVFAIKGEDNETYHRHVQLALDHKPNIIIDDGSDVTATLIKERQHQMGDIIGTTEETTTGIVRLRAMFNDGVLSFPAMNVNDAETKHFFDNRYGTGQSTLDGIIRATNILLAGKTVVVVGYGWCGKGCALRAKGMGADVVVTEVNAVRALEAKMDGFRVMPMNQAASIGDVFITVTGNKHVIDAHHFDAMKDGAIVCNSGHFDLELNLDYVKEKATSKRVVRQFAEEYHMPSGKSVIVLGEGRLINLAAAEGHPSAVMDMSFANQALACEHLVKNKGKLQPGVYNIPEDIDQEIARLKLNALGIEMDTLTQDQIDYLNSWTVGT